A genomic region of Capnocytophaga canimorsus contains the following coding sequences:
- a CDS encoding MBL fold metallo-hydrolase, giving the protein MNIEQIYTGCLAQGAYYIESNGEAVVIDPLREVQPYLDRAQKSNAKIKYVLETHFHADFVSGHLDLAKKSGATIVFGPTANPKFDAYIAKDGEILSVGNLKIKVIHTPGHTMESTCYLLIDPNGKETALFTGDTLFIGDVGRPDLAQKVVADLTQEKLAGHLYESLHHKILPLPDTIIVYPAHGAGSACGKNMSKETSDSLGNQKKTNYALQPMSKEEFIEKVLDGLMPPPQYFPENVMMNIEGYESIDNVLQQGLRSLNPDEFEEVANQTDALLLDTRDAQTFAKGFIPNSINIGIDGGFAPWVGTLVPDIKQQILIIAEKGREEEVVTRLARVGYDHAIGFLEGGFEAWQQAGKETDSIESISAEELAYRLGKDADLNILDVRKKSEHFSEHIIDAENVPLDYINHMLWQVDKNKTYYVHCAGGYRSMVFISILKARGYENLIDIKGGFKAIKSSEKFNISPYVCPSTML; this is encoded by the coding sequence ATGAACATAGAACAAATTTATACCGGATGTTTGGCTCAAGGAGCCTATTATATTGAGAGCAATGGTGAAGCCGTAGTTATCGACCCACTACGTGAGGTACAGCCCTATTTGGATAGAGCCCAAAAAAGTAATGCTAAAATAAAATACGTTTTGGAAACGCATTTCCACGCCGATTTTGTTAGCGGACATTTGGACTTGGCTAAAAAATCAGGGGCTACCATTGTTTTCGGTCCTACTGCCAATCCTAAATTTGATGCATACATTGCTAAAGATGGCGAAATTTTAAGTGTAGGAAACTTAAAAATCAAGGTAATACACACTCCTGGGCATACTATGGAAAGTACCTGTTACCTGCTAATCGACCCAAACGGGAAGGAGACCGCTCTCTTTACTGGAGATACCCTTTTCATTGGTGATGTTGGTCGCCCTGATTTGGCACAAAAAGTGGTTGCTGACCTTACACAAGAAAAGTTAGCTGGGCATTTGTACGAGTCACTTCACCATAAAATACTTCCCCTACCCGATACTATCATCGTTTATCCCGCACACGGAGCAGGTTCGGCCTGTGGAAAAAATATGAGTAAAGAAACCAGCGATTCTCTCGGAAATCAAAAGAAAACCAACTACGCATTACAACCGATGAGCAAAGAAGAATTCATTGAGAAAGTTTTAGACGGACTGATGCCTCCACCGCAGTACTTCCCCGAAAATGTGATGATGAACATCGAAGGTTATGAAAGTATTGACAATGTATTGCAACAAGGACTTCGTAGCTTAAATCCTGATGAATTTGAAGAAGTTGCCAACCAAACCGATGCACTTTTGTTAGATACACGTGATGCGCAAACTTTCGCCAAAGGATTTATTCCTAATTCCATAAATATTGGTATTGATGGCGGATTTGCCCCTTGGGTAGGTACTTTAGTGCCCGATATCAAACAACAAATTCTTATCATTGCCGAAAAAGGACGTGAAGAAGAGGTAGTTACCCGATTGGCTCGAGTAGGATACGACCACGCCATCGGTTTTTTAGAAGGTGGCTTTGAGGCTTGGCAACAAGCTGGTAAAGAAACTGACAGCATTGAATCCATTTCAGCCGAAGAACTTGCCTATCGATTGGGAAAAGATGCAGATTTGAACATTTTGGACGTTCGTAAGAAAAGTGAACATTTCTCGGAACACATTATTGATGCTGAAAATGTCCCTCTTGATTACATTAACCATATGCTTTGGCAAGTGGATAAAAACAAAACCTATTACGTGCATTGTGCTGGTGGATATCGCTCTATGGTATTTATTTCCATTCTAAAAGCACGAGGGTATGAAAATTTGATAGATATTAAAGGTGGATTTAAAGCCATTAAATCTTCCGAAAAATTCAATATCAGTCCATACGTTTGCCCAAGCACGATGCTTTAA